A single window of Candidatus Rokuibacteriota bacterium DNA harbors:
- a CDS encoding TlpA family protein disulfide reductase, producing the protein MRSNTSVLKRLTLGAAVVLAVALAAADGVAQKRRGADEWPEPGFLAPDFTLPDLNGSQVKLSDFRGKKVVFLNFWASWCPSCQEEMPTMEKLYGNFKARGLEIVAVSIDRNKADAQEFVRKHGISFPILLDPDFNVAGEYRVTGIPTHYFIDKRGVIRTRDVGSKDWSKPETWQAIEALLQPGDRR; encoded by the coding sequence ATGCGCTCGAATACGAGCGTGCTCAAGAGACTAACTTTGGGCGCAGCGGTCGTCCTTGCGGTCGCGCTCGCCGCGGCCGACGGCGTTGCGCAAAAACGCCGCGGCGCCGACGAGTGGCCCGAGCCGGGTTTCCTTGCGCCTGACTTCACGCTCCCCGACCTGAACGGGAGCCAGGTCAAGCTCTCGGACTTCCGTGGGAAGAAAGTGGTCTTCCTGAACTTCTGGGCGTCCTGGTGCCCCTCCTGCCAGGAAGAGATGCCTACGATGGAGAAACTTTACGGCAATTTCAAGGCCCGGGGCCTCGAGATCGTGGCCGTCAGCATCGACAGGAATAAAGCGGACGCGCAGGAGTTCGTGAGAAAGCACGGCATTTCGTTTCCCATCCTTTTGGATCCTGACTTCAACGTGGCCGGCGAGTACCGTGTCACGGGCATCCCGACCCATTACTTCATCGACAAAAGAGGTGTGATCCGGACGCGCGACGTGGGATCAAAGGACTGGAGCAAGCCCGAGACCTGGCAGGCCATCGAGGCGCTGCTCCAGCCGGGGGACCGACGGTGA